The following are encoded together in the Streptomyces rapamycinicus NRRL 5491 genome:
- a CDS encoding winged helix DNA-binding domain-containing protein, whose product MTVLGNRALGRATLARQLLLDRAGLPVRDAVAHLCGMQAQEPQEPFTGLWSRLRAFDPGALSDLLTGRSVVRTHLMRRTVHLLTADDVVAWRARHDAMLRQRVLGTYRRELAGMDLDELAAAGRAVMADGEPRSMAELVRALADRWPAPAPRALGEMLIAALVPVAQTPPRGLWRSRGGVRNVLLSSWLGRQVDPPAPDGSDPVGQALVRRYLAAFGPAASADLRAWCGLAGLPAAVAAIREELVTFRDERGRELFDLPDAPRPDPDTPAPVRFLPAFDNALLGYHDRGRIIDGAHRGLSVAGERVVLVDGRVAATWRVDAATVVVTPLGRLSSADRTAVGEEGRGLASFLSDGESHRVRVATSSG is encoded by the coding sequence ATGACCGTTCTCGGCAACCGGGCGCTGGGCCGTGCGACGCTCGCCCGGCAGTTGCTGCTCGATCGCGCGGGCCTACCGGTCCGCGACGCCGTCGCGCATCTGTGCGGCATGCAGGCGCAGGAACCGCAGGAGCCGTTCACCGGGCTCTGGTCACGGCTGCGCGCGTTCGACCCGGGCGCCCTCTCCGACCTGCTGACCGGGCGAAGCGTGGTGCGCACCCACCTCATGCGCCGCACCGTCCACCTCCTCACCGCCGATGACGTCGTGGCCTGGCGCGCCCGCCACGACGCCATGCTGCGCCAGCGGGTGCTCGGGACCTACCGCCGCGAGCTGGCGGGGATGGACCTCGACGAACTCGCCGCCGCGGGCCGGGCGGTGATGGCCGACGGCGAGCCCCGCTCGATGGCCGAGCTGGTGCGGGCGCTGGCCGACCGCTGGCCCGCCCCGGCACCGCGGGCACTGGGCGAAATGCTGATCGCCGCCCTCGTCCCGGTGGCGCAGACACCGCCGCGCGGCCTGTGGCGTTCCCGGGGAGGGGTGCGTAACGTCCTGCTCTCCTCCTGGCTGGGCCGGCAGGTGGACCCGCCCGCTCCCGACGGCTCCGACCCGGTCGGGCAGGCGCTGGTACGGCGCTATCTGGCCGCCTTCGGCCCCGCGGCCTCGGCCGATCTGCGCGCCTGGTGCGGTCTGGCCGGGCTCCCGGCCGCGGTGGCGGCGATACGGGAGGAACTGGTCACCTTCCGCGATGAACGCGGCCGGGAGCTGTTCGACCTGCCCGACGCGCCACGTCCCGACCCCGACACCCCCGCGCCGGTGCGGTTCCTGCCCGCGTTCGACAACGCGCTCCTCGGGTACCACGACCGCGGCCGGATCATCGACGGCGCCCACCGCGGCCTGTCGGTCGCCGGGGAGCGCGTGGTGCTGGTGGACGGCCGCGTCGCCGCGACCTGGAGGGTCGACGCCGCCACCGTGGTCGTCACCCCGCTGGGCCGCCTCTCCTCGGCCGACCGTACGGCCGTCGGAGAGGAGGGCCGGGGACTGGCGTCGTTCCTCTCCGACGGCGAGAGCCACCGCGTACGCGTCGCCACGTCGTCAGGCTGA
- a CDS encoding aldo/keto reductase, with translation MKTRELGRTGIRVSPYCLGTMMFGQAGNPDHDDCVRIIHRALDSGINFIDTADVYGPRGESEDIVGKALKGRRDDIVLATKVNGTMGEGPNRGGSSRRWIIAEVEQSLRRLGTDHIDLYQVHHPDPHTDIEETLSALTDLVRGGKVRAIGSSSLPASEIVEAQWVADRRGLHRFRTEQPPYSILNRAVEREVLPVCRRYGMGVLVWSPLAMGLLTGRYRKGGPTVRNARMKWVPRHLTDERKLDAVERLIPLAEEAGLSLTHLAMAFAITHPGVTSAIIGPRTMDQLEDLLAGAAVTLDDEVLDRIDRIVAPGTDIGPLDVSYTPPSVQRPALRRRSADERAAVAR, from the coding sequence GTGAAGACGCGTGAGCTGGGGCGGACCGGTATCCGGGTCAGCCCCTACTGCCTGGGCACGATGATGTTCGGCCAGGCGGGCAACCCCGATCACGACGACTGTGTCCGGATCATCCACCGGGCGCTGGACTCGGGGATCAACTTCATCGACACCGCCGATGTGTACGGACCCCGCGGGGAGTCCGAGGACATCGTGGGCAAGGCGCTGAAGGGGCGGCGTGACGACATCGTGCTGGCCACCAAGGTCAACGGCACGATGGGTGAGGGCCCCAACCGTGGCGGCAGCTCCCGGCGCTGGATCATCGCCGAGGTCGAGCAGTCGCTGCGGCGTCTCGGGACCGACCACATCGACCTCTATCAGGTACACCATCCCGACCCGCACACCGACATCGAGGAGACGCTCTCCGCCCTGACCGATCTGGTGCGCGGCGGCAAGGTGCGCGCCATCGGGTCCTCCAGCCTCCCGGCCTCGGAGATCGTCGAGGCGCAGTGGGTCGCCGACCGGCGCGGACTGCACCGCTTCCGCACCGAGCAGCCCCCGTACTCCATCCTCAACCGCGCCGTCGAGCGGGAGGTCCTGCCGGTCTGCCGGCGCTACGGCATGGGCGTGCTGGTGTGGAGTCCGCTGGCGATGGGCCTGCTCACCGGCCGCTACCGCAAGGGCGGGCCCACGGTGCGGAACGCGCGGATGAAGTGGGTGCCCCGGCATCTGACCGACGAGCGCAAACTCGACGCCGTGGAGCGGCTCATCCCGCTGGCCGAGGAGGCCGGTCTGTCGCTGACCCACCTGGCGATGGCCTTCGCCATCACCCATCCCGGCGTCACCTCGGCCATCATCGGGCCACGCACCATGGACCAGCTGGAGGATCTCCTGGCCGGGGCCGCGGTCACCCTCGATGACGAGGTCCTCGACCGGATCGACCGGATCGTGGCGCCCGGAACCGACATCGGCCCGCTCGATGTGTCCTACACCCCGCCGTCCGTCCAGCGCCCGGCGCTACGGCGGCGATCGGCCGACGAGCGCGCCGCGGTGGCACGATGA
- a CDS encoding DinB family protein produces the protein MTATTTPSSGLDSERADLLAELATARSALTKTVHGLGDEQAGERPTASTLCLGGLIKHVAAVEEGWLRFVLEGPSALRFDLPDGVTWADLAAGTAREVPQWAIDNQNNFQMLPGETLAGILKRYEEVAARSEEIITTVPDLSATHPLPEAPWNEPGAVHSVRRVLMHVIAETAQHAGHADIIRESLDGQKSG, from the coding sequence GTGACCGCCACCACCACGCCCTCCTCCGGGCTCGACAGCGAGCGGGCCGATCTGCTCGCCGAGCTCGCCACCGCGCGATCCGCCCTCACCAAGACGGTGCACGGGCTCGGCGACGAGCAGGCCGGCGAGCGTCCGACGGCCAGCACACTGTGCCTGGGCGGGCTGATCAAGCACGTCGCGGCCGTCGAGGAAGGATGGCTGCGCTTCGTACTCGAAGGCCCTTCGGCGCTGCGTTTCGACCTGCCCGACGGTGTCACCTGGGCCGACCTCGCGGCCGGTACCGCACGTGAGGTCCCGCAGTGGGCGATCGACAACCAGAACAACTTCCAGATGCTGCCCGGTGAGACGCTGGCCGGGATCCTCAAGCGCTATGAGGAGGTCGCCGCCCGGAGCGAGGAGATCATCACCACCGTCCCCGATCTGTCGGCGACACATCCGCTGCCGGAGGCGCCCTGGAACGAGCCGGGGGCGGTGCACAGCGTGCGCCGGGTGCTGATGCACGTCATCGCCGAGACCGCCCAGCACGCCGGGCACGCGGACATCATCCGCGAGTCGCTCGACGGGCAGAAGTCCGGCTGA
- a CDS encoding helix-turn-helix transcriptional regulator produces MPKTSARLLSLLSLLQARRDWPGQLLAERLDVSPRTVRRDVDRLRELGYPIVATKGPDGGYRLGAGTELPPLLFDDDQAVAVTVALQTATATGAGIEEAAARALSTVRQVMPARLRHRVDALQVTAVDGAGTRPNPQVGPQVLLTLGAAVRAREVLRFDYAPVSAPGASGAGPAAAPPRRVEPHHLVTRGGRWYLVAWDLDRDDWRTFRVDRITPRTPTGPRFTPRDVPGGDVAAFVASRFQGSDGSGGWPCRGEVILALPASVVSTYTRDGVVEELGPDRCRLVLGAWSWPGLAATIGRFDADIEVIGPPELSEAFARLARRFADAAAEAPSGSTTPPPSR; encoded by the coding sequence ATGCCGAAGACCTCAGCGCGACTGCTCTCACTGCTCTCGCTGCTCCAGGCGCGCCGGGACTGGCCTGGGCAGCTGCTGGCCGAGCGGCTGGACGTCAGCCCGCGCACCGTGCGCCGCGATGTCGACCGACTGCGCGAGCTCGGCTACCCCATCGTGGCCACCAAGGGCCCCGACGGGGGCTATCGGCTCGGCGCCGGTACGGAACTGCCGCCGCTGCTGTTCGACGACGACCAGGCCGTGGCCGTCACCGTGGCACTGCAGACCGCCACCGCCACCGGGGCGGGGATCGAGGAGGCGGCGGCCCGTGCGCTGAGCACCGTCCGGCAGGTGATGCCCGCACGGCTGCGCCATCGCGTCGACGCCCTCCAGGTCACCGCCGTCGACGGCGCGGGAACCAGGCCGAACCCGCAGGTCGGCCCGCAGGTGCTCTTGACCCTCGGCGCGGCCGTCCGCGCCCGCGAGGTGCTGCGCTTCGACTACGCCCCCGTGTCCGCACCGGGTGCCTCCGGCGCCGGCCCCGCCGCCGCTCCGCCGCGCCGGGTGGAGCCACACCACCTCGTCACCCGGGGCGGGCGCTGGTATCTCGTCGCCTGGGACCTCGACCGCGACGACTGGCGCACCTTCCGCGTCGACCGGATCACCCCGCGCACCCCGACGGGCCCCCGCTTCACCCCGCGCGATGTGCCAGGAGGGGATGTGGCGGCCTTCGTCGCGAGCAGGTTCCAGGGCTCCGACGGCTCGGGCGGCTGGCCGTGCCGGGGCGAGGTCATCCTCGCCCTGCCCGCCTCCGTCGTGTCCACCTACACCCGGGACGGAGTCGTCGAGGAACTCGGCCCGGACCGGTGCCGACTCGTCCTGGGCGCGTGGTCATGGCCCGGACTGGCCGCCACCATCGGCAGGTTCGACGCCGACATCGAGGTCATCGGGCCCCCCGAGCTGAGCGAAGCCTTCGCGCGGCTGGCCCGCCGCTTCGCCGACGCCGCGGCCGAGGCACCCAGCGGATCCACGACGCCACCCCCGAGCCGCTGA
- a CDS encoding FadR/GntR family transcriptional regulator, which translates to MFSKVSGPVRLADRVAAILSEEIESGRLAEGDKLPTEVALVKQLGVSRTVVREAVSRLRNAGLVEPRQGLGVFVMPRRTRPLDLEAETAEDTKSKVRQIVEVRRPIEGEAAYLAATRATPADLARMRQALEAIDTAVTAGGDGVDEDLAFHRSIAESTGNAVMLSTLRYLGEVLRGGIRVTRANEARRGDFLEAVRQEHHAILAAIEARDAEAARDAALLHLRHAASRLQDADDGFWTGTESLEVDLDAAP; encoded by the coding sequence ATGTTCTCCAAGGTGAGCGGTCCCGTGCGGCTCGCGGATCGGGTCGCGGCGATACTCTCGGAAGAGATCGAGTCCGGACGGCTGGCCGAGGGCGACAAGCTCCCGACCGAAGTGGCGCTGGTCAAGCAGCTGGGCGTCAGCCGGACCGTCGTACGCGAGGCCGTGTCCCGGCTGCGCAACGCGGGCCTGGTCGAACCCCGTCAGGGGCTCGGCGTGTTCGTGATGCCGCGCCGCACCCGGCCACTGGATCTGGAGGCCGAGACCGCCGAGGACACCAAGTCCAAGGTGCGGCAGATCGTGGAGGTGCGCCGCCCCATCGAGGGCGAGGCGGCGTACCTCGCGGCCACCCGGGCCACCCCGGCCGACCTCGCCCGGATGCGTCAGGCTCTGGAGGCCATCGACACGGCGGTGACGGCCGGTGGCGACGGCGTGGACGAGGATCTCGCCTTCCACCGCTCCATCGCCGAATCGACCGGAAACGCGGTGATGCTCTCCACGCTGCGCTATCTCGGCGAGGTGCTGCGCGGCGGAATCCGCGTCACGCGTGCGAACGAGGCGCGCCGCGGCGACTTCCTCGAGGCGGTCCGGCAGGAGCACCACGCCATCCTGGCCGCCATCGAGGCCCGCGACGCCGAGGCGGCACGCGACGCGGCGCTGCTCCATCTGAGGCACGCGGCGTCCCGGCTGCAGGACGCGGACGACGGGTTCTGGACCGGGACCGAGAGCCTCGAGGTGGATCTCGACGCCGCGCCCTGA
- the denD gene encoding D-erythronate dehydrogenase, whose amino-acid sequence MRIVITGGFGFLGRRVAAALLTSRTFRGAPIDRLVLADRVVPPVPAADDPLVDIVQGDLADRLDEVFAEPVDLLIHLASAVSAECEADFDLGMSANVDTTRAVLEAARAQSAAGGPVPRVVFSSSVAVYGSDPALPLPPVVSESTLPTPRSSYGIQKLVCEQLIADYTRRGFLDGRVARLMTVSVRPGKPNAAVSGFLSGIIREPLAGLPATCPVHPGLKVALASPRRTVEGLLRVAEAERGTGPGRIDGGVPVNLPALTVSVADMLNTLRQVAGDAVADLVTIAPDPDVEALVGSWPAVFDNARAAALGLAPDPDFASVVRAYAEDHADAVVNAAHS is encoded by the coding sequence ATGAGGATCGTCATCACGGGCGGCTTCGGCTTCCTGGGCCGGCGGGTCGCCGCCGCACTGCTCACGTCACGGACGTTCCGCGGTGCGCCGATCGACCGACTGGTGCTCGCCGACCGCGTGGTGCCGCCTGTTCCGGCGGCGGACGACCCCCTCGTGGACATCGTCCAGGGCGATCTGGCCGACCGTCTTGACGAGGTGTTCGCGGAGCCGGTGGATCTGCTGATCCATCTCGCCTCCGCGGTCTCGGCCGAGTGCGAGGCCGACTTCGACCTCGGGATGAGCGCCAATGTGGACACCACACGCGCGGTGCTGGAGGCCGCACGGGCCCAGTCGGCCGCCGGCGGGCCGGTACCGCGGGTGGTGTTCTCCAGCAGCGTCGCCGTCTACGGTTCCGATCCCGCGCTGCCGCTGCCACCGGTCGTCAGCGAGTCCACCCTGCCCACACCGCGGTCGAGCTACGGCATCCAGAAGCTCGTCTGCGAGCAGTTGATCGCGGACTACACCCGCCGCGGTTTCCTGGACGGGCGCGTCGCCCGTCTGATGACCGTGTCGGTACGGCCGGGCAAACCGAACGCGGCCGTCTCCGGCTTTCTGTCCGGCATCATCCGCGAACCGCTCGCGGGCCTCCCGGCCACCTGCCCGGTCCACCCCGGGCTGAAGGTGGCACTGGCCTCGCCACGGCGCACCGTGGAGGGCCTCCTCCGCGTCGCGGAGGCCGAGCGCGGCACCGGGCCGGGCCGGATCGACGGCGGGGTGCCGGTCAACCTTCCGGCGCTCACGGTCTCGGTCGCCGACATGCTGAACACGCTGCGGCAGGTGGCCGGCGACGCCGTCGCCGACCTGGTGACGATCGCGCCCGACCCCGATGTGGAGGCCCTCGTCGGCTCCTGGCCCGCCGTGTTCGACAACGCACGCGCCGCCGCGCTCGGGCTGGCCCCCGACCCGGATTTCGCCTCGGTGGTGCGCGCCTACGCCGAAGACCACGCCGACGCGGTCGTGAACGCTGCGCACTCTTAG
- the otnI gene encoding 2-oxo-tetronate isomerase codes for MPRFAANLSMMYTEHDFLDRFAAASADGFEAVEYLFPYPYDATELRRGLDDHGLRQVLFNAPPGAWESGERGIAALPGREAEARSGIGRALEYAAELGCPRVHVMAGLVGSGDPAEHRDTYLANLAWAAERAAAAGVDILIEPINGRDMPGYFLNRQSEAHTVVREVGAPNLKVQLDLYHCQIVEGDLTTTLRRDLPTGRVGHLQIAGVPDRHEPDRGELNIRHLFGVIDDLGFDGWIGCEYIPRAGTSEGLGWRHDYRGDNA; via the coding sequence ATGCCGAGGTTCGCCGCGAACCTGTCCATGATGTACACCGAACACGACTTCCTCGACCGCTTCGCCGCGGCGTCGGCGGACGGCTTCGAGGCCGTCGAGTACCTCTTCCCCTACCCGTACGACGCCACCGAACTGCGCCGCGGGCTCGACGACCACGGTCTGAGGCAGGTGCTCTTCAACGCGCCCCCCGGCGCCTGGGAGTCCGGGGAGCGCGGGATCGCGGCGCTGCCCGGCCGCGAGGCGGAGGCGCGCTCCGGGATCGGCCGGGCCCTGGAATACGCGGCGGAGCTCGGCTGCCCACGAGTGCATGTGATGGCCGGGCTGGTGGGCTCGGGCGATCCGGCCGAGCACCGCGACACCTATCTGGCCAACCTCGCCTGGGCCGCGGAACGGGCCGCCGCGGCGGGCGTCGACATCCTGATCGAGCCGATCAACGGCCGTGACATGCCCGGCTACTTCCTGAACCGGCAGTCCGAAGCGCACACCGTGGTACGGGAGGTGGGGGCCCCGAACCTCAAGGTGCAGCTCGACCTCTACCACTGCCAGATCGTCGAGGGCGACCTCACCACGACCCTCCGCCGTGACCTGCCGACCGGCCGGGTCGGCCATCTGCAGATCGCGGGCGTACCCGATCGCCATGAGCCCGACCGGGGCGAGCTGAACATCCGCCATCTGTTCGGCGTCATCGACGACCTGGGCTTCGACGGGTGGATCGGCTGTGAGTACATCCCCCGCGCCGGTACGAGCGAGGGGCTCGGCTGGCGCCATGACTACCGAGGAGACAACGCATGA
- a CDS encoding MFS transporter, which produces MPMPAMAAETPALARENTVYRKVVRRIVPFLILCYVASYLDRVNVGFAKLQMSDDLGFSEAAYGLGAGLFFIGYFLLEVPSNLMLQRVGARTWIARIMISWGLVSAAFMFVTNEATFYVLRFLLGAAEAGFYPGVILYCTYWFPSHRRARVIAMFMSAIPVAGIFGNPLSGWIIDSFQGVNGWQGWQWMFLLEAVPALLVGVVTLFYLDDGVREAKWLTDEEKAVVERAVADDSAHRTVHGRVRDAFREPRVWLMCLIYFCFVMGQYALTFWMPTFVESTGIEGNVAIGVLSAVPFVAALVAMNLFGRSADKRRERRWHLVIPSLMGAVGFSLSAVWNGSTALSLTALSIAAAGVLTCAPLFWSLPTAFLGGTAAAAGLAIINSVGNLAGFVSPYMIGALKDATGSASIPMYVLAFTLVVGAAAVLTTKKQVVNR; this is translated from the coding sequence ATGCCCATGCCCGCAATGGCGGCCGAGACGCCCGCGCTTGCCCGCGAGAACACCGTCTACCGCAAGGTCGTACGCCGCATCGTCCCCTTCCTCATCCTGTGCTACGTGGCCTCCTACCTGGACCGGGTCAACGTCGGCTTCGCGAAGCTCCAGATGTCCGACGACCTCGGGTTCAGCGAGGCGGCGTACGGACTGGGGGCGGGCCTGTTCTTCATCGGCTACTTCCTCCTGGAGGTGCCCTCGAACCTGATGCTGCAACGCGTCGGAGCCCGCACCTGGATCGCCCGCATCATGATCAGCTGGGGCCTGGTCTCGGCGGCGTTCATGTTCGTCACCAACGAGGCGACCTTCTATGTGCTGAGGTTTCTGCTCGGTGCCGCCGAGGCGGGGTTCTACCCCGGGGTGATCCTCTACTGCACCTACTGGTTCCCCTCGCACCGCCGGGCCCGGGTGATCGCGATGTTCATGTCGGCCATCCCGGTGGCGGGCATCTTCGGCAACCCGCTCTCCGGCTGGATCATTGACAGTTTCCAGGGTGTGAACGGCTGGCAGGGCTGGCAGTGGATGTTCCTGCTGGAGGCGGTCCCCGCGCTCCTCGTCGGTGTCGTCACGCTCTTCTACCTGGACGACGGCGTGCGGGAGGCGAAGTGGCTGACCGATGAGGAGAAGGCCGTCGTCGAACGGGCGGTCGCCGACGACAGCGCGCACCGGACGGTGCACGGCCGGGTCCGGGACGCCTTCCGTGAGCCCAGGGTGTGGCTGATGTGCCTCATCTACTTCTGCTTCGTGATGGGCCAGTACGCCCTGACCTTCTGGATGCCCACGTTCGTCGAGTCCACCGGCATCGAGGGCAACGTGGCGATCGGCGTGCTCAGCGCCGTGCCGTTCGTGGCCGCGCTCGTCGCGATGAACCTGTTCGGGCGCTCGGCGGACAAGCGCCGCGAGCGACGCTGGCACCTGGTCATCCCGAGCCTCATGGGCGCCGTCGGGTTCTCGCTGTCCGCCGTGTGGAACGGGTCGACGGCGCTGTCCCTGACCGCGCTGTCCATCGCCGCGGCCGGGGTGCTGACCTGCGCTCCGCTGTTCTGGTCGCTGCCCACCGCGTTCCTGGGCGGCACCGCGGCGGCAGCGGGCCTTGCCATCATCAACTCGGTGGGCAACCTCGCCGGTTTCGTCAGCCCCTACATGATCGGCGCGCTCAAGGACGCCACCGGCTCGGCGTCGATCCCGATGTACGTCCTGGCGTTCACCCTGGTCGTGGGAGCCGCCGCGGTGCTCACCACCAAGAAGCAGGTCGTCAACCGCTGA
- a CDS encoding aldolase, translated as MTELLDTAVDEARDEIVRVGTSLFNRGYVHASAGNISARIGDGHLITPTDAALGFLERDRLALVDARGEQRAGDRASKTLTLHRRIYAADPTARFIIHTHSTHLVALTLAGVWSQDDVLPPITPYFVMKVGHVPLIPYHRPGDPRVADLVTARIADHLAGHTPIRAVLLDRLGPVVWGPNAAAALAVLEELEETARLWLLTDRRPGPLTTDAIDELRTTFDATW; from the coding sequence ATGACCGAGCTCCTCGACACCGCCGTGGACGAGGCACGCGACGAGATCGTCCGGGTGGGCACGAGCCTGTTCAACCGGGGCTATGTGCACGCCAGCGCCGGGAACATCAGCGCCCGGATCGGCGACGGCCATCTGATCACGCCCACCGACGCCGCCCTGGGCTTCCTCGAACGCGACCGCCTCGCGCTGGTCGACGCCCGGGGCGAGCAGCGCGCGGGCGACCGCGCGAGCAAGACCCTGACGCTCCATCGGCGTATCTACGCGGCCGACCCCACGGCCCGGTTCATCATCCACACCCACTCCACCCACCTGGTCGCGCTCACCCTGGCCGGGGTGTGGAGCCAGGACGACGTACTCCCGCCCATCACGCCGTACTTCGTGATGAAGGTGGGGCACGTTCCGCTCATCCCCTACCACCGGCCCGGCGACCCGCGCGTGGCCGACCTGGTGACCGCCCGGATCGCCGACCACCTGGCGGGCCACACGCCGATCAGGGCCGTCCTGCTCGACCGGCTCGGCCCCGTGGTCTGGGGCCCGAACGCGGCCGCCGCCCTCGCCGTCCTCGAAGAACTCGAGGAGACGGCACGTCTCTGGCTCCTGACCGACCGTCGACCGGGGCCTCTCACCACCGACGCGATCGACGAACTGAGGACCACGTTCGACGCCACTTGGTGA
- the otnK gene encoding 3-oxo-tetronate kinase, which translates to MGIRLGCVADDFTGATDLANNLVRAGMRVVQLIDVPPPGAERPVDADAVVIALKSRTVPAADAVDASLRALAWLRSAGAEQIYFKYCSTFDSTPAGNIGPVTEALMDALGTDFTIATPAFPDNGRTVFKGHLFVGDVLLSASGMRHHPLTPMTDPDLVSVLGAQTARPVGLIDHTVVGRDATAVRARIDELREQGAGIAIVDAVSNDDLVRLGAAVQGMPLVTAGSGLAIGLPANWGFTPSHAAAQLPPPGGHRAVISGSVSAATNQQVQEFLRTGRPAFSVDPLRVAAGADVSGEALAFAEARLADGPVLCYSTEAPEAVRTVQTRLGAAEAGELVERTLARVAAGLVERGVRQLVVAGGETSGAVVRALGITGLRIGPQIDPGVPWCAAALPGGDTLHITLKSGNFGGPGFFTDSFALLDREVS; encoded by the coding sequence ATGGGCATCCGACTCGGCTGCGTCGCCGACGACTTCACCGGCGCCACGGACCTGGCCAACAACCTGGTGCGGGCGGGCATGCGCGTGGTCCAGCTGATCGACGTACCGCCGCCCGGCGCCGAGCGGCCGGTGGACGCGGACGCCGTGGTCATCGCGCTCAAGTCACGGACGGTTCCGGCCGCCGACGCCGTCGACGCGTCGCTGCGGGCCCTCGCCTGGCTGCGGTCCGCGGGCGCCGAGCAGATCTACTTCAAGTACTGCTCCACCTTCGACTCGACGCCCGCCGGCAATATCGGGCCGGTCACCGAGGCCCTGATGGACGCGCTCGGCACCGACTTCACCATCGCCACGCCCGCGTTCCCCGACAACGGGCGCACGGTCTTCAAGGGTCATCTCTTCGTCGGCGACGTGCTGCTCAGCGCGAGCGGTATGCGCCATCACCCGCTCACCCCGATGACCGACCCCGATCTGGTCTCGGTGCTCGGCGCGCAGACCGCGCGACCGGTCGGCCTGATCGACCACACGGTGGTCGGCCGCGATGCCACGGCGGTCCGGGCCCGGATCGACGAACTACGCGAACAGGGTGCCGGAATCGCCATCGTCGACGCCGTCTCCAACGACGACCTGGTGCGCCTCGGCGCGGCGGTCCAGGGGATGCCCCTGGTGACCGCCGGTTCGGGGCTGGCCATCGGGCTGCCCGCGAACTGGGGGTTCACACCGTCCCACGCCGCCGCACAGCTGCCACCGCCCGGCGGCCACCGGGCCGTCATCTCCGGATCGGTCTCCGCCGCCACCAACCAGCAGGTCCAGGAGTTCCTGCGCACCGGCCGTCCCGCGTTCAGCGTGGATCCGCTGCGGGTCGCGGCCGGTGCGGACGTGTCCGGCGAGGCGCTCGCCTTCGCCGAGGCGCGGCTGGCCGACGGGCCCGTCCTCTGCTACTCCACCGAGGCGCCCGAGGCGGTCCGCACCGTCCAGACCCGGCTCGGCGCCGCCGAGGCCGGCGAGCTCGTGGAGCGGACCCTGGCCCGTGTGGCCGCGGGCCTGGTGGAGCGCGGTGTGCGTCAACTCGTCGTCGCGGGCGGCGAGACCTCGGGAGCGGTCGTCCGGGCGCTCGGCATCACCGGACTGCGTATCGGACCGCAGATCGACCCCGGTGTGCCCTGGTGCGCGGCGGCGCTGCCCGGCGGGGACACGCTCCACATCACGCTGAAGTCCGGCAACTTCGGCGGTCCCGGGTTCTTCACCGACTCCTTCGCCCTGCTCGACCGGGAGGTCTCATGA
- the ltnD gene encoding L-threonate dehydrogenase, with product MSDQDRPVRPRVGVVGLGAMGLGMARSLRTAGYDVGVHDLRPEVAEGFARDGGTAYASPGDLAAAVDVVVGVVVNAAQVESVLFGADGAADRLRPGAVFVMCSTVDPGWSTELGGRLAERGALYLDAPISGGAARAAAGELTMMTSGPAAAYAVADPVLEAMSSTVYRLGEQPGLGSKVKIVNQLLAGVHIAAAAEAMALGLKAGVPAEALYEVITHSAGNSWMFENRMAHVLAGDYTPLSAVDIFVKDLELVLDSARPERFPLPLAATAHQMFLQASASGLGAEDDSAVIKIFPGVDLPQPAGA from the coding sequence ATGAGCGACCAGGACAGGCCGGTGCGGCCGCGCGTGGGCGTGGTGGGGCTCGGGGCCATGGGACTCGGCATGGCGCGCAGCCTGCGGACGGCGGGCTACGACGTCGGGGTCCACGATCTGCGGCCGGAGGTGGCCGAGGGCTTCGCCCGCGACGGCGGCACGGCGTACGCCTCCCCCGGCGACCTGGCGGCCGCGGTGGACGTCGTGGTCGGTGTCGTGGTCAACGCGGCGCAGGTGGAGTCGGTGCTGTTCGGCGCCGACGGGGCCGCCGACCGGCTCCGCCCGGGGGCCGTCTTCGTGATGTGCTCCACGGTCGACCCGGGCTGGTCGACGGAGCTCGGGGGACGTCTGGCCGAGCGCGGTGCGCTCTACCTGGACGCCCCCATCTCCGGTGGCGCCGCACGTGCGGCGGCCGGTGAGCTGACCATGATGACGTCGGGCCCCGCCGCGGCGTACGCGGTCGCCGACCCGGTGCTGGAGGCCATGAGCAGCACGGTCTACCGGCTGGGCGAGCAGCCCGGTCTCGGTTCGAAGGTCAAGATCGTGAACCAGCTGCTCGCGGGTGTGCACATCGCCGCGGCGGCCGAGGCCATGGCGCTGGGCCTGAAGGCCGGTGTCCCGGCCGAGGCGCTCTACGAGGTCATCACGCACAGCGCGGGCAACTCGTGGATGTTCGAGAACCGGATGGCGCATGTGCTCGCCGGGGACTACACACCCCTCTCCGCGGTCGACATCTTCGTCAAGGACCTGGAGCTCGTCCTCGATTCGGCGAGGCCGGAGAGGTTTCCGCTCCCCCTGGCCGCCACCGCTCACCAGATGTTCCTCCAGGCGTCGGCGTCCGGCCTGGGCGCCGAGGACGACAGCGCGGTCATCAAGATCTTCCCCGGGGTCGATCTGCCCCAGCCGGCGGGGGCCTGA